Proteins co-encoded in one Vicia villosa cultivar HV-30 ecotype Madison, WI unplaced genomic scaffold, Vvil1.0 ctg.000121F_1_1, whole genome shotgun sequence genomic window:
- the LOC131624413 gene encoding uncharacterized protein LOC131624413, with the protein MHSSSLAENDAIPRIFLAGNNRSAVVMTTTRLSSFPILLTLFFSELSYLSVRTLIQSVFDLNLSISLIYVANNQTSSETGDSSIVTKTNEVQKLLRDGARMKSFVGDEFCRLLIEVGDDDLMKMKNASEVCYRVENG; encoded by the exons ATGCACTCTTCTTCCTTGGCCGAAAACGATGCAATCCCTCGAATCTTCCTCGCCGGAAACAACCGCAGCGCCGTCGTGATGACCACAACACGATTGTCTTCGTTCCCCATTCTGCTCACGCTCTTCTTCTCCGAGCTCAGTTATCTCTCGGTTCGAACTCTCATTCAGTCCGTCTTCGATTTGAATCTCTCGATCTCTCTCATATACGTTGCTAACAATCAAACAAGCTCGGAGACCGGCGATTCATCCATCGTGACAAAGACGAATGAAGTTCAGAAACTCCTTCGCGACGGG GCGCGTATGAAGAGTTTTGTTGGTGATGAATTCTGCAGATTGTTGATTGAAGTTGGAGATGAtgatttgatgaagatgaagaatgcCTCTGAAGTGTGTTACAG AGTGGAGAATGGATAA